Proteins from a single region of Cytophagaceae bacterium:
- a CDS encoding 2-oxo acid dehydrogenase subunit E2: MAEVIRMPKMSDTMEEGVIAAWHVKVGDVVKSGDILAEVETDKATMDMESYNEGTILYIGVEKGQAVAIDAVIAVIGAPGEDYSSLISGGSAPAKTEASPAPVAQVTETAPAAESIDTSNINAKLVTMPLLSDTMTEGVVHKWLKKVGDTVKSGDMLAEIETDKATMEVEAYEDGILLYQGVKEGKAAAVNSVIAIIGEKGADFETLLKAHSSPAPVKASAPATPVASPKEVSKAESGPAPAKEAATAPVSNNSGRILASPLAKSLAKEKGIDLSAVAGSGEGGRIVKSDVDNFVPSAKPAASSASSPVASVAAGVESYEEIALTQMRKAIARSLAESQSTAVDFQLTMEINMDKAIEARIVMNEASPVKISFNDMVLKACGVALKKHPNVNSSWRGDHIRRNAHVHIGMAVAIPEGLIVPVIRFADSLPLSVLAATTKDLGGKAKNGKLQPADWEGNTFTVSNLGMFGIDSFTSIINNPKNESCILSVGGIKETVAVKNGQFYATNIMKVTLTCDHRVVDGASGAAYLVTLKELLEQPYKLLV; this comes from the coding sequence ATGGCAGAGGTAATTAGAATGCCCAAGATGAGTGATACCATGGAAGAAGGCGTAATAGCCGCATGGCATGTGAAGGTGGGCGATGTAGTAAAATCAGGCGACATTCTTGCTGAAGTTGAAACTGACAAAGCTACCATGGACATGGAATCTTACAATGAGGGTACCATTCTATATATCGGAGTAGAAAAAGGACAAGCTGTAGCCATTGATGCCGTGATTGCGGTTATCGGTGCTCCGGGTGAAGATTATAGTTCGTTGATTAGTGGAGGTTCTGCTCCGGCAAAAACAGAGGCTTCACCGGCTCCTGTAGCTCAAGTTACAGAAACAGCACCTGCCGCTGAAAGTATTGACACTTCAAATATCAATGCAAAACTGGTAACCATGCCACTTTTGAGTGATACCATGACCGAGGGAGTTGTACACAAATGGCTCAAAAAAGTAGGTGATACTGTAAAATCAGGTGATATGCTGGCTGAAATCGAAACCGATAAGGCCACAATGGAAGTAGAAGCCTACGAAGATGGCATTTTACTATATCAGGGCGTGAAAGAAGGAAAAGCTGCTGCTGTTAATTCAGTAATTGCGATTATTGGAGAAAAAGGTGCTGATTTTGAGACCCTTTTGAAAGCACATAGCTCACCTGCTCCTGTAAAAGCTTCTGCACCTGCCACTCCGGTTGCTTCACCTAAGGAAGTTTCGAAAGCTGAATCAGGCCCTGCTCCGGCTAAAGAAGCCGCCACGGCACCAGTATCAAATAATTCAGGAAGAATACTTGCATCTCCACTCGCAAAAAGCCTGGCCAAAGAAAAAGGTATTGATCTTTCAGCAGTTGCCGGTTCAGGTGAAGGTGGAAGAATAGTAAAATCTGACGTGGACAATTTTGTACCATCAGCCAAACCAGCCGCTTCATCTGCTTCATCTCCAGTTGCATCAGTTGCCGCAGGAGTAGAAAGTTATGAAGAAATTGCTTTGACTCAGATGCGTAAAGCCATTGCCCGTAGTCTCGCCGAGTCACAATCAACGGCAGTTGACTTCCAGCTTACGATGGAAATCAATATGGATAAAGCCATTGAAGCCCGTATAGTGATGAATGAGGCTTCTCCGGTTAAGATTTCATTCAATGATATGGTATTGAAAGCCTGTGGCGTGGCCTTGAAAAAACATCCAAACGTAAATTCATCATGGAGGGGCGACCACATCCGTCGCAATGCCCATGTACATATTGGAATGGCGGTAGCAATCCCTGAAGGACTGATAGTGCCTGTAATCAGATTTGCTGACTCCCTTCCACTTTCAGTATTAGCTGCCACAACCAAAGATTTGGGAGGAAAAGCAAAAAATGGCAAACTTCAGCCTGCTGATTGGGAAGGTAATACCTTTACAGTAAGCAATTTGGGAATGTTTGGTATCGATTCTTTCACTTCGATCATCAATAATCCAAAAAATGAATCCTGTATACTTTCCGTTGGAGGTATTAAAGAAACTGTAGCAGTGAAAAACGGACAGTTTTATGCCACCAACATCATGAAAGTGACTCTGACCTGTGACCATCGTGTAGTGGATGGAGCAAGTGGAGCGGCATATTTAGTTACATTGAAAGAACTTCTGGAGCAGCCTTATAAATTACTCGTTTAG
- the lepA gene encoding elongation factor 4: MKNIRNFCIIAHIDHGKSTLADRLLEFTGTVTAREMQAQLLDDMDLERERGITIKSHAIQMDYIHEGEKYTLNLIDTPGHVDFSYEVSRSIAACEGALLIVDAAQGIEAQTISNLFLALDHDLEIIPIINKIDLPGAMIEEVKDQIVDLIGIDPDTIVLASAKEGLGIDDILHAIITRIPAPQGNPNGELQGLIFDSVFNSYRGIEVIFRVKNGSIRKGDKVKFVATDKEYVADEIGSLKLKKLPKDVIECGDVGYLISGIKIAKEVKVGDTITHVDRPSKDIIKGFEEVKPMVFAGIYPVDTTEFEELRESMEKLQLNDASLIWEPETSAALGFGFRCGFLGMLHMEIVQERLEREFDMTVITTVPSVRFIVNTKRNEVIHVSAPSEMPDPNVINSIEEPYINAQIITASDYVGPIMKLCMDKRGIVKNQVYLTATRVELTFDMPLSEVVFDFFDRLKTISRGYASLDYSLAGYRESNLVKLDVLLNGDPVDALSAIVHRDKAYEWGKKLCEKLKELLPRQQFEIAIQAAIGAKIIARETVKAMRKDVTAKCYGGDISRKRKLLEKQKKGKKRMRQIGSVEVPQEAFMAVLKIN; encoded by the coding sequence GTGAAAAACATTCGGAATTTCTGTATTATCGCCCACATAGACCACGGAAAAAGTACTTTGGCCGACCGTCTGCTTGAGTTTACTGGCACAGTAACAGCCAGAGAAATGCAGGCTCAGTTGCTCGACGACATGGATTTGGAGCGTGAGCGTGGTATTACCATCAAGTCGCACGCGATTCAGATGGACTATATACATGAAGGCGAAAAATATACGCTTAACCTCATCGACACCCCGGGCCATGTGGACTTTAGCTATGAAGTTTCCCGCTCTATTGCAGCTTGTGAAGGGGCTCTTTTGATTGTAGACGCCGCCCAGGGCATTGAAGCTCAGACTATCAGCAACCTCTTTTTGGCTTTGGATCATGATTTGGAAATCATCCCAATTATCAATAAAATCGACCTTCCGGGTGCAATGATAGAGGAAGTAAAAGACCAGATCGTTGATTTGATTGGTATCGATCCTGATACAATCGTGCTGGCTTCGGCAAAAGAAGGGCTGGGAATTGACGACATTCTACATGCCATCATTACCCGTATTCCTGCACCACAGGGTAATCCCAACGGCGAATTGCAGGGATTGATTTTTGACTCAGTTTTCAATTCTTATAGAGGTATTGAGGTAATTTTCAGGGTAAAAAACGGAAGTATCAGAAAAGGTGACAAAGTGAAATTTGTGGCCACCGACAAAGAATATGTAGCTGACGAAATCGGTAGCCTTAAGCTGAAAAAACTACCCAAAGATGTGATTGAATGTGGGGATGTAGGCTATCTTATATCAGGAATAAAAATTGCCAAAGAGGTAAAGGTTGGAGATACCATCACGCATGTGGATCGCCCTTCGAAAGATATCATCAAAGGTTTTGAAGAAGTAAAACCTATGGTTTTTGCGGGTATTTATCCTGTTGACACCACTGAGTTTGAGGAATTGAGAGAATCGATGGAAAAACTCCAGCTCAACGATGCCTCTTTGATTTGGGAACCTGAAACTTCTGCCGCTTTGGGCTTTGGATTCCGTTGCGGCTTCCTGGGTATGCTTCACATGGAGATTGTGCAGGAAAGGCTGGAGCGGGAATTTGACATGACGGTGATCACCACCGTACCATCGGTAAGGTTTATTGTTAATACCAAGCGAAATGAGGTGATACATGTGTCGGCACCTTCTGAAATGCCTGACCCCAATGTGATAAACTCCATCGAAGAACCCTATATCAATGCTCAGATAATCACTGCTTCTGACTATGTAGGGCCAATTATGAAATTGTGTATGGACAAACGTGGCATCGTAAAAAATCAGGTTTATTTGACTGCAACACGTGTTGAGCTCACTTTTGACATGCCACTTTCTGAGGTTGTATTTGACTTTTTCGATAGATTAAAAACCATATCAAGAGGTTACGCATCATTAGATTATTCATTGGCCGGTTATCGGGAATCCAATTTGGTAAAACTTGATGTGTTGTTAAATGGTGATCCTGTGGATGCTCTTTCGGCAATAGTTCACCGCGACAAAGCCTATGAATGGGGCAAGAAACTTTGTGAAAAACTCAAAGAACTTTTACCTCGTCAGCAGTTTGAAATCGCAATCCAGGCGGCAATTGGAGCTAAAATCATTGCACGTGAAACCGTGAAAGCCATGCGTAAAGACGTAACTGCCAAATGTTACGGTGGTGATATCAGCCGGAAAAGAAAACTATTGGAAAAACAGAAAAAAGGTAAGAAGCGTATGCGTCAGATTGGTTCGGTTGAGGTACCACAGGAAGCATTTATGGCGGTATTAAAAATCAATTGA
- a CDS encoding T9SS type A sorting domain-containing protein, with product MKKILVLAIGILAMFTVSAQNKEVKKEMKVDVTDSDTPGKKRIRIEKKIDGKVEITEKEIDANGKSESIILDENLDTLINGEEGKNTKIIIRKREDGKGENFDFKIDDDRDFEWQEEGNFPGKRKRFYTFDDNMREFNFEMDRLHNKLADIPYKLKGAKIYEYDDRILKEFGPATIKAVDVFTNKPQTNVLNIRFFAPNEGDVKITVLDLNGKVVAKEEEKKFKGEYVGQIKLDKGSKGVYFVMIAQGEDGVSRKVRID from the coding sequence ATGAAAAAAATACTTGTATTGGCCATTGGGATTTTAGCTATGTTTACAGTTTCAGCTCAAAACAAAGAGGTAAAAAAAGAGATGAAAGTTGATGTTACCGACAGTGATACTCCCGGAAAAAAAAGAATCAGAATTGAGAAAAAAATTGATGGAAAAGTTGAAATCACAGAAAAGGAAATTGATGCTAACGGGAAGTCAGAGAGTATTATTTTAGATGAGAATCTGGATACTTTGATCAATGGGGAAGAAGGTAAAAACACAAAAATCATTATCAGAAAAAGAGAAGATGGAAAAGGTGAAAATTTCGATTTCAAAATTGATGATGACCGTGATTTTGAATGGCAGGAAGAAGGCAATTTTCCGGGAAAAAGGAAGAGATTCTACACTTTTGATGACAATATGAGAGAATTTAATTTTGAAATGGATAGATTACACAACAAACTGGCTGATATTCCTTACAAGTTGAAAGGTGCTAAAATTTACGAATATGACGATAGAATTTTAAAAGAGTTTGGCCCTGCAACCATTAAAGCTGTGGATGTATTTACCAATAAGCCTCAAACCAATGTGTTGAATATCAGGTTTTTTGCTCCTAACGAAGGCGATGTGAAAATCACAGTGCTTGACCTCAACGGTAAGGTAGTTGCAAAAGAAGAAGAAAAGAAATTTAAAGGCGAATACGTAGGTCAAATCAAACTTGACAAAGGCTCGAAAGGTGTTTATTTTGTGATGATCGCACAGGGAGAAGACGGTGTAAGCCGGAAAGTGAGGATAGATTAA
- a CDS encoding SOS response-associated peptidase yields MCYHNSINTDTQNLERKYKKRLKDQAVFKPIFHASAFEFLAWPIITNQSESIEMMNWGLIPSWISGTAAATGIKSKTLNARIETSQEKASFRNARPCIVPSTGFFEWQSIGKEKIPYFIYLPENQIFSMAGIFDTWVNDSGIPVSTFSILTTEANPLMEKIHNTKKRMPVILDPKMENLWLTSKLEFENLKKPFSDKKMAAHVIGNTINTKLHNTKDVSLPQIKEISEQLNLF; encoded by the coding sequence ATGTGTTATCACAATTCGATTAACACCGATACTCAAAATCTGGAACGAAAATATAAAAAGCGGCTGAAAGATCAGGCGGTATTTAAACCCATTTTCCATGCCTCAGCCTTTGAGTTTTTAGCATGGCCAATTATAACCAATCAAAGCGAGAGTATAGAAATGATGAATTGGGGATTAATCCCAAGCTGGATTTCGGGTACTGCTGCTGCCACAGGAATAAAGTCTAAAACATTAAATGCCAGAATCGAAACTTCTCAGGAAAAAGCTTCTTTTAGAAATGCCCGGCCATGTATTGTGCCTTCAACAGGCTTTTTCGAATGGCAATCTATTGGCAAAGAAAAAATTCCATATTTTATCTATTTGCCTGAAAATCAAATATTTTCTATGGCCGGCATCTTTGATACCTGGGTCAATGATTCGGGAATTCCGGTCTCAACGTTTAGTATTTTGACGACTGAAGCCAACCCATTGATGGAAAAGATTCATAACACAAAAAAAAGAATGCCTGTGATTTTGGATCCCAAAATGGAAAATCTTTGGTTAACATCAAAGCTGGAATTCGAAAATCTCAAAAAGCCTTTTTCGGATAAAAAAATGGCTGCCCATGTGATTGGAAATACGATAAACACTAAATTGCATAATACAAAAGATGTAAGTTTACCTCAAATAAAAGAAATCAGCGAGCAACTTAATCTGTTTTAA
- a CDS encoding antibiotic biosynthesis monooxygenase — MIVRIVKMKFKEEKLDEFFEYLKKNQHRIKAFEGCEMVEILQDKNNPGIVMTHSHWVDESFLEKYRVSDVFKEIWGNTKIHFADKPEAWTLQSLERLT, encoded by the coding sequence ATGATAGTAAGAATCGTAAAAATGAAGTTTAAAGAAGAAAAACTGGATGAGTTTTTCGAATATCTAAAAAAAAACCAACACCGCATCAAAGCGTTTGAAGGATGTGAAATGGTGGAAATCTTACAGGACAAAAACAATCCAGGTATAGTGATGACGCACAGCCATTGGGTAGATGAGTCATTTTTGGAAAAATACAGGGTTTCTGATGTTTTTAAGGAGATTTGGGGAAATACCAAAATACATTTTGCCGACAAGCCCGAGGCATGGACTTTGCAGAGTCTTGAGAGACTAACCTGA
- a CDS encoding alpha/beta hydrolase, translated as MKKILLSIFLIPIFSFAQTFEEKDLTILNQKEGFELAGTLTIPTNMPDFKIGIMITGSGQTDRDETIGKHKIFKDIATKLAANGIATYRYDDRGGYKSKGPKVQNSTAEQLASDAVEAFTHIAELYPGHKIGFIGHSEGGGLAALAALNTPEAAFIVSLAGIARNGKEVLVQQNYDIYINSKIPEKEVNAYINEFFKPVLDYVIIEPDSLKKFNFILETGKKFREKNPEVALGLRTNTSEKMAPLFHKQLDNPWFVSFLKTNPMDYWKEVKCKTLALNGSLDVQVSPKNDLGAIEGLKNPNINCKILDKHNHLFQIAETGNLAEYFKIKEGVSDETIKVVSDFLNSF; from the coding sequence ATGAAAAAAATATTACTTTCCATTTTCTTGATTCCGATATTTTCATTTGCTCAGACTTTCGAAGAAAAAGATCTGACAATATTAAATCAAAAAGAAGGATTTGAATTGGCAGGAACTCTCACTATTCCCACCAATATGCCCGACTTTAAAATTGGGATCATGATAACCGGGTCGGGGCAAACTGACCGCGATGAAACCATAGGTAAACATAAGATTTTCAAAGACATAGCTACAAAACTTGCAGCAAATGGCATAGCCACTTACCGTTATGACGACAGAGGTGGTTACAAATCAAAAGGACCAAAAGTACAAAATAGTACAGCTGAGCAGTTGGCTTCTGATGCAGTTGAGGCTTTTACTCACATAGCAGAACTTTATCCGGGACATAAAATTGGTTTTATCGGACACAGTGAAGGCGGCGGGTTGGCAGCATTGGCCGCTTTAAATACACCGGAAGCGGCCTTTATTGTTTCACTTGCGGGTATTGCCAGAAACGGCAAAGAGGTTCTGGTACAACAAAACTATGACATTTATATTAATTCGAAAATACCTGAAAAAGAAGTAAATGCCTATATAAATGAGTTCTTTAAGCCTGTTTTGGATTATGTAATTATAGAACCCGACAGCCTGAAAAAGTTTAATTTTATTTTGGAAACCGGTAAAAAATTCAGAGAGAAAAATCCGGAGGTTGCCTTGGGTTTAAGAACCAATACTTCTGAAAAAATGGCACCTCTCTTTCATAAACAATTAGATAATCCATGGTTTGTTAGTTTTCTAAAAACTAATCCTATGGATTACTGGAAAGAAGTAAAATGCAAAACTCTGGCTCTCAATGGCAGCCTGGACGTTCAGGTGAGTCCCAAAAATGATCTCGGAGCAATTGAAGGGCTTAAAAATCCAAATATTAATTGTAAAATTCTGGATAAACATAATCACTTATTCCAAATAGCTGAGACGGGAAATCTGGCGGAATATTTCAAAATTAAAGAAGGTGTTTCAGATGAAACTATTAAAGTGGTATCAGATTTTCTAAATTCTTTCTAA